From a region of the Mycobacterium intracellulare ATCC 13950 genome:
- a CDS encoding FAD-dependent oxidoreductase, producing MASTHQIVVVGAGVSGLTSAICLAEAGWPVRVWADTMPKRTTSAVAGAVWAPPRPAERAGATLRWTEHSLEVFRDLARDPDSGVLLAPALAVGELTATEAMSSAAALIPDLRPADPADVPPGFGTGFRATVPMIDMPHYLDYLTRRLAAAGCEIEEHPVRSLAEAADTADIVVNCTGLAAGALIDDHTVRPLFGQHVVLTNPGLQQLFLELNDGPEWTCFFPHPQRVVCGGISIPGRWDTTAEPDVTERILQRCRRIEPRLGDAEVIEVITGLRPDRPSVRVEAEPLGRARCIHNYGHSSNGVTLSWGCARDVVALADGP from the coding sequence TGCGGGTCTGGGCGGACACGATGCCCAAGCGAACGACTTCGGCGGTGGCGGGCGCCGTGTGGGCGCCCCCGCGGCCCGCGGAACGCGCCGGCGCGACGCTGCGCTGGACCGAGCACTCTCTAGAGGTGTTCCGTGATCTCGCCCGCGATCCCGACTCGGGTGTGTTGCTGGCGCCGGCGCTGGCGGTCGGCGAGCTGACCGCGACCGAGGCGATGTCATCGGCGGCCGCGCTGATCCCCGACCTGCGGCCCGCCGACCCGGCCGACGTTCCGCCGGGTTTCGGCACCGGATTTCGCGCCACCGTGCCGATGATCGACATGCCGCACTACCTCGACTATCTGACCCGGCGGCTCGCGGCGGCCGGCTGCGAGATCGAAGAACACCCCGTTCGATCCCTGGCCGAGGCCGCCGACACCGCTGACATCGTCGTCAACTGCACTGGTCTCGCCGCGGGCGCGCTCATCGACGACCACACCGTGCGGCCGCTCTTCGGCCAGCACGTGGTGCTGACCAATCCCGGTCTGCAGCAACTGTTTCTGGAATTGAACGACGGCCCCGAGTGGACCTGTTTCTTCCCGCATCCACAACGGGTGGTGTGCGGCGGAATCAGCATCCCCGGTCGCTGGGACACGACCGCGGAACCCGACGTGACCGAACGCATCCTGCAGCGCTGCCGACGAATCGAGCCGCGACTCGGTGACGCCGAGGTGATCGAGGTCATCACCGGACTGCGCCCCGACCGTCCGTCGGTGCGCGTGGAGGCCGAACCGCTCGGGCGGGCGCGTTGCATCCACAACTACGGTCACAGCAGCAACGGCGTCACCCTGTCCTGGGGCTGCGCGCGCGACGTGGTGGCCCTGGCCGACGGCCCATGA
- a CDS encoding phage holin family protein, with protein sequence MGPFLVRAALTGFALWIVTLFVHGLSFVGGSTRLERVGIIFVVAVIFGLVNAFIKPIVQILSIPLYIVTLGLFHVVINALMLWITAWITEHTTHWGLQIDHFWWTAIWAAIVLSIVSWLLSLIIRRTGA encoded by the coding sequence ATGGGCCCATTTTTGGTGCGCGCCGCGCTGACCGGCTTTGCGTTGTGGATCGTCACCCTTTTCGTGCACGGCCTGAGTTTCGTGGGCGGTAGCACGAGGCTGGAACGGGTCGGCATCATCTTCGTCGTCGCCGTGATCTTCGGTCTGGTCAACGCATTCATCAAGCCGATCGTCCAGATCCTGTCGATCCCGCTCTACATCGTTACGCTCGGTCTGTTCCATGTCGTCATCAATGCTTTGATGCTCTGGATCACGGCGTGGATCACCGAGCACACCACGCACTGGGGGCTGCAGATCGACCACTTTTGGTGGACCGCCATCTGGGCGGCGATCGTCTTGTCGATCGTCAGTTGGTTGCTGTCGTTGATAATTCGCCGCACCGGCGCCTGA
- a CDS encoding HNH endonuclease signature motif containing protein, whose product MGSGGVIDRDAISAAFDALDAAIEGVAGLSFDALAPRECLALLERCEKTRRRLPVAEHALINHLARQAGIEELGGPLDQAIADRLRISHTEAGRRVKDAADLGPRHGLTGEPLPPVLAATAAAQARGELGAAHVAVIRRFFRRLPGWIDPVTRERVEADLAGHAAYHRPDELDGLAHVLEDCLNPDGLFTDEDRARSRGVTLGRQQPDGMSELRGLITPELRATLGAVEAKLGAPGMCNPLDDTPCVEGAPSQEAIDRDTRSAAQRGHDALLAGLRGLLASGELGQHNGLPASIIVTTTLAELEAAAGRALTGGGTILPMSEVIRLGRHAHHYLAIFDKGKALALYHTKRLASPGQRIVLYAKDRGCTAPGCTVSGYYCEVHHTTDYSTCHSTDINQLTFACGPHHRMLDPGGWSTRKNAKGETEWKPPPHLERGQPRTNTYHHPEKLLHHEHDDDEADNPGAA is encoded by the coding sequence ATGGGTTCGGGCGGCGTCATCGATCGGGACGCGATCAGCGCGGCCTTCGATGCGCTTGATGCCGCGATCGAGGGCGTGGCGGGGCTGAGTTTTGATGCGCTGGCTCCTCGGGAGTGCCTGGCGTTGTTGGAGCGCTGCGAAAAGACGCGCCGCCGGTTGCCGGTGGCTGAGCATGCGTTGATCAATCACCTGGCCCGCCAAGCCGGCATCGAAGAACTCGGCGGCCCGCTGGATCAGGCGATCGCCGACCGGCTGCGGATCAGCCACACCGAGGCCGGCCGGCGGGTCAAAGACGCCGCCGATCTGGGCCCGCGCCACGGCCTGACCGGTGAACCCTTGCCCCCGGTGTTGGCCGCCACCGCCGCCGCCCAGGCCCGCGGTGAACTCGGCGCCGCCCATGTTGCGGTGATCCGCCGATTCTTTCGCCGCCTGCCGGGCTGGATCGACCCGGTGACCCGCGAGCGCGTCGAGGCCGACCTGGCCGGTCACGCCGCGTATCACCGGCCCGACGAACTCGACGGCCTGGCCCACGTCCTGGAAGATTGCCTCAATCCCGACGGCCTTTTCACCGATGAGGACCGCGCCCGTAGCCGCGGGGTGACCCTGGGCCGCCAACAACCCGACGGCATGTCGGAGTTGCGGGGCCTGATCACCCCCGAACTACGCGCCACGCTGGGAGCCGTGGAAGCCAAACTCGGTGCCCCGGGCATGTGCAACCCGCTCGACGACACCCCGTGCGTGGAGGGCGCGCCCAGCCAAGAGGCCATCGATCGTGATACCCGCTCGGCTGCTCAGCGCGGCCACGATGCCCTGCTGGCCGGGCTGCGTGGGCTGTTGGCCTCCGGGGAGTTGGGTCAGCACAACGGGTTACCGGCCTCCATCATCGTCACCACCACCCTGGCCGAGTTGGAGGCCGCCGCCGGGCGCGCCCTGACCGGCGGGGGCACCATCCTGCCGATGAGTGAGGTGATCCGCCTGGGCCGCCACGCCCACCATTACTTGGCGATTTTCGATAAGGGCAAGGCCCTGGCGCTGTATCACACCAAGCGGCTGGCCTCCCCGGGGCAGCGAATCGTGTTGTACGCCAAGGACCGCGGCTGCACCGCCCCGGGCTGCACCGTGTCGGGTTACTACTGCGAAGTCCACCACACCACCGACTACAGCACCTGCCACAGCACCGACATCAACCAGCTCACCTTCGCCTGCGGCCCGCATCACCGCATGCTCGACCCCGGCGGCTGGAGCACCCGCAAAAACGCCAAGGGCGAGACCGAATGGAAACCCCCACCCCACCTCGAGCGCGGCCAACCCCGCACCAACACCTACCACCACCCCGAAAAACTCCTCCACCACGAACACGACGACGACGAAGCCGACAATCCCGGCGCCGCATAA
- a CDS encoding amidohydrolase family protein → MRIIDADGHVAENSSLAVEAIKRWPEHVRPGRHGRLGLTLEGRNYPEDRGPGAGCPPEHGISSAADINCRSAEGVLGDADRDHIDTMVLYPSLGLCAPSLEDPEFAAGFARLYNEWIADYCAASGGRLRGVAVTPIEHGRLAIDVMTEAKDLGLVATLVPPALKTRNLDHPDLDPFYAAAVELGMPLGVHGAPGIHLPKIGVDRFTNYIQVHCISFPFDQMTAMTAMVSGGVFERHPELRVAFLEAGAGWVPFFIDRLHEHYEKRGDWVERGWRRDPHEYLAAGNIWVTCEPEEPILPGVIDVLGADFIMFASDYPHWDGEWPESTKHLRTRADISEEAREKIGGRNAQRFYNLN, encoded by the coding sequence ATGCGGATCATCGATGCCGACGGCCATGTCGCCGAAAATTCGTCACTGGCAGTCGAAGCGATCAAGCGGTGGCCGGAGCACGTCAGACCCGGCAGGCATGGGCGGCTCGGGTTGACCCTCGAAGGACGCAACTACCCCGAGGACCGCGGTCCGGGCGCGGGCTGCCCGCCCGAACACGGGATCAGTAGCGCGGCCGATATCAACTGCCGGTCGGCCGAAGGCGTGCTGGGTGACGCCGACCGCGATCACATCGACACGATGGTGCTCTATCCCAGCCTTGGCCTGTGCGCGCCGAGTCTCGAGGATCCCGAATTCGCGGCCGGATTCGCTCGCCTCTACAACGAGTGGATCGCCGATTACTGCGCCGCTTCGGGCGGGCGGCTCCGCGGCGTCGCGGTGACTCCGATAGAACATGGCCGGCTGGCGATCGATGTCATGACCGAAGCCAAAGACCTTGGGCTGGTGGCGACTTTGGTGCCGCCGGCGCTCAAGACACGCAACCTCGACCACCCCGACCTCGACCCGTTCTATGCCGCCGCCGTCGAACTCGGGATGCCGCTGGGGGTGCATGGGGCGCCCGGCATTCATCTGCCCAAGATCGGGGTAGACCGTTTCACGAATTACATTCAGGTGCACTGCATCAGCTTTCCGTTTGACCAGATGACGGCGATGACCGCGATGGTTTCCGGCGGCGTCTTCGAGCGCCATCCGGAGTTGCGGGTGGCCTTCCTCGAGGCGGGTGCGGGCTGGGTTCCGTTTTTTATCGATCGGCTGCACGAGCATTACGAGAAGCGTGGCGACTGGGTGGAGCGCGGCTGGCGTCGCGATCCGCACGAGTATCTGGCCGCCGGAAACATCTGGGTGACGTGTGAACCGGAGGAGCCGATTCTGCCCGGGGTGATCGACGTGCTGGGCGCCGATTTCATCATGTTCGCCAGCGACTATCCGCACTGGGACGGCGAGTGGCCAGAAAGCACCAAGCACCTGCGCACTCGCGCCGATATCAGCGAGGAGGCCCGCGAGAAGATCGGTGGGCGCAACGCGCAGCGCTTCTACAACCTGAACTAG
- a CDS encoding MFS transporter has product MDAFDYFIVVLVYADIAKTFHHSKAEVAFVTTATLIMRPVGALLFGLWADRVGRRLPLMVDVMFYSVVGFLCAFAPNFTVLVILRLLYGIGMGGEWGLGAALAMEKVPVQRRGFFSGLLQEGYAFGYLLASVAALVVMDWLELSWRWLFGLSIVPALISLIIRYRVEESEVWEAAQDRMRLTSTRIRDVLRSGAIIRRFIYLALLMTAFNWMSHGTQDVYPTFLGAHANQGAGLSSTTVRWIVVAYNVGAIIGGLVFGTLSQRLSRRYTVVFCAVLALPIVPLFAYSRGAAMLCLGSFLMQLFVQGAWGVIPAHLTEMSPDAIRGLYPGVTYQLGNLLAAFNLPIQERLAESHGYPFALAATIVPVLAAVVVLTLIGKDATGIRFGTTESSFLATEAT; this is encoded by the coding sequence ATGGATGCCTTCGACTACTTCATCGTGGTGCTCGTCTACGCCGACATCGCAAAGACGTTCCACCACAGCAAGGCCGAGGTCGCGTTCGTCACCACCGCCACCCTGATCATGCGTCCCGTCGGCGCGTTGCTGTTCGGGCTGTGGGCCGACCGCGTCGGCCGGCGACTCCCCCTGATGGTCGACGTCATGTTCTACTCCGTGGTCGGGTTCCTGTGCGCGTTCGCACCCAACTTCACGGTGCTCGTGATCCTGCGCCTGCTGTACGGCATCGGCATGGGCGGGGAATGGGGGCTCGGTGCCGCGCTGGCCATGGAGAAGGTTCCGGTCCAGCGACGCGGATTTTTCTCCGGGCTGCTGCAGGAGGGTTACGCGTTCGGCTACCTGCTGGCCAGCGTGGCCGCCCTGGTGGTGATGGATTGGCTCGAGCTCTCGTGGCGCTGGTTGTTCGGCCTGAGCATCGTTCCCGCACTGATCAGCTTGATCATTCGTTACCGGGTGGAGGAATCCGAGGTGTGGGAGGCCGCCCAAGACCGGATGAGGCTCACCAGCACCAGAATCCGCGACGTGCTGCGCAGCGGCGCGATCATCCGGCGCTTCATCTACCTGGCGTTGCTGATGACGGCCTTCAACTGGATGAGCCACGGCACGCAGGACGTCTACCCAACCTTCCTCGGCGCGCACGCCAACCAGGGGGCCGGGTTGTCGAGCACGACGGTCAGGTGGATCGTGGTGGCCTACAACGTCGGCGCCATCATCGGAGGGCTCGTCTTCGGAACGCTGTCGCAACGACTGAGCAGGCGCTACACGGTCGTCTTCTGTGCGGTTCTGGCGCTGCCGATCGTGCCGCTGTTCGCATACTCACGCGGCGCGGCCATGCTGTGCCTGGGCTCGTTCTTGATGCAGCTCTTCGTGCAGGGCGCGTGGGGCGTGATTCCCGCCCACCTCACGGAGATGTCGCCGGACGCCATCCGCGGCCTCTACCCCGGTGTGACCTACCAACTCGGAAACCTGTTGGCGGCGTTCAACTTACCGATTCAGGAACGTCTCGCCGAATCCCATGGCTACCCGTTCGCCTTGGCGGCCACGATCGTGCCGGTGCTGGCCGCGGTGGTGGTCCTGACGCTGATCGGAAAGGACGCGACGGGAATCCGCTTCGGCACGACGGAAAGTTCTTTTCTCGCAACGGAAGCGACGTAA
- a CDS encoding competence/damage-inducible protein A: protein MSARAGIVVTGTEVLTGRVQDANGPWIADRLLELGVELAHITICGDRPADIEAQLRFLADQGVDLIVTSGGLGPTADDMTVEVVARFCGRELVLDAEVEEKIANILKKLMGRNPAFQSALDPGTFESLRAANRKQAMIPAGAQVLDPVGTAPGVVVPGKPAVIVLPGPPRELQPMWHTAIQTPAAQDAIAGRTIYRQEMLRMFGLPESGLAETLRDAEKTVPGFDRLEITTCLRRGEIEMVTRYEPDSADAYTQLTKLLRERHGHQLYSEDGSRVDDLVAQLLTGHRIATAESCTAGLLAARLTDRPGSSDYVAGGVVSYSNEAKAEVLGVDPALIEVHGAVSEPVAEAMAAGALQRFGADTAVAITGIAGPGGGTEDKPVGTVCFSVKVAGGRTDTRTLRLPGNRSDIRERSTTVAMHLLRRLLADAD from the coding sequence GTGAGCGCACGTGCAGGCATCGTTGTCACCGGAACCGAGGTCCTCACCGGACGCGTCCAAGACGCCAACGGCCCCTGGATCGCCGATCGCCTCCTGGAGCTGGGCGTCGAGCTCGCGCACATCACGATCTGCGGCGACCGGCCCGCCGACATCGAAGCCCAGCTGCGGTTTCTCGCCGATCAAGGCGTGGACCTGATCGTCACCAGCGGCGGCCTGGGGCCCACGGCCGACGACATGACCGTCGAGGTGGTGGCGCGCTTCTGCGGGCGCGAGCTGGTGTTGGATGCCGAGGTCGAAGAGAAGATCGCGAACATCCTCAAGAAGCTGATGGGGCGCAATCCCGCGTTCCAATCCGCCTTGGACCCCGGCACTTTCGAGTCGCTGCGCGCCGCCAACCGCAAGCAGGCCATGATCCCAGCCGGGGCGCAGGTGCTCGACCCGGTCGGCACCGCGCCCGGTGTCGTGGTGCCGGGCAAGCCCGCGGTGATCGTGCTCCCGGGACCCCCGCGCGAGCTGCAGCCGATGTGGCACACGGCCATCCAGACACCGGCGGCGCAGGACGCGATCGCCGGCCGGACCATTTATCGGCAGGAGATGCTGCGGATGTTCGGGCTGCCCGAGTCGGGGCTGGCCGAGACGCTGCGCGACGCCGAAAAGACCGTGCCCGGCTTCGACCGCCTCGAGATCACCACCTGCCTGCGGCGCGGGGAGATCGAAATGGTCACCCGCTACGAGCCGGACTCCGCCGACGCGTACACGCAACTGACGAAGCTGCTGCGCGAGAGGCACGGGCATCAGCTGTACTCCGAAGACGGCTCGCGTGTCGACGATCTGGTCGCGCAGCTTCTCACCGGGCACCGGATCGCGACGGCGGAGTCGTGCACCGCGGGACTGCTGGCGGCGCGGCTGACCGATCGGCCCGGATCGTCGGACTACGTGGCCGGCGGGGTGGTGTCCTATTCGAACGAGGCGAAAGCGGAGGTGCTCGGCGTCGACCCGGCGCTGATCGAGGTGCACGGCGCGGTATCGGAGCCGGTGGCCGAGGCCATGGCCGCGGGCGCGCTGCAACGCTTCGGCGCCGACACCGCGGTCGCGATCACCGGGATCGCCGGACCGGGCGGGGGCACGGAAGACAAGCCGGTCGGGACGGTCTGCTTCAGCGTGAAGGTGGCGGGCGGTCGCACGGACACTCGCACCCTGCGCCTTCCGGGCAACCGGTCCGATATCCGGGAACGCTCGACGACGGTGGCCATGCACCTGCTGCGGCGCCTGCTGGCCGACGCCGACTAG
- a CDS encoding macro domain-containing protein, translating into MIELEVLAADVTKLDVDAIADAANTQLRHGGGVAAAISRAGGPDVQRESTEKAPIGLGEAIETTAGDMPARYVIHAATMELGGPTSAEIIGAATASTLRKADELGCRTLGLVAFGTGVGGFPLDQAARLMVDTVRRHQPDSLRKVVFAVHGDAAEQAFRAALRA; encoded by the coding sequence ATGATCGAGTTAGAGGTGCTTGCGGCCGACGTGACCAAGCTCGACGTGGACGCGATCGCCGACGCCGCCAACACGCAGCTGCGGCACGGTGGCGGCGTCGCCGCGGCCATCTCGCGCGCGGGCGGGCCCGACGTGCAGCGCGAATCGACCGAGAAGGCGCCGATCGGGCTCGGCGAAGCGATCGAGACCACCGCCGGCGACATGCCCGCGCGCTACGTCATCCACGCGGCGACCATGGAACTCGGTGGGCCGACCTCGGCCGAGATCATCGGCGCCGCCACGGCTTCGACATTGCGCAAGGCCGACGAGCTCGGGTGCCGCACGCTGGGGCTGGTGGCCTTCGGCACCGGTGTCGGCGGGTTCCCGCTCGACCAGGCCGCCCGGCTGATGGTCGACACCGTCCGGCGGCATCAGCCGGACTCGCTGCGCAAGGTGGTGTTCGCCGTGCACGGCGACGCGGCGGAGCAAGCGTTTCGGGCCGCGCTGCGGGCCTAG
- a CDS encoding MTH1187 family thiamine-binding protein, whose protein sequence is MSVLVAFSVTPMGVGEGVGEIVAEAVRVVRESGLPNKTDSMFTVIEGDTWEQVMAVVQRAVEAVAARAPRVSTVIKADWRTGASDAMTQKVASVERYLSES, encoded by the coding sequence GTGTCCGTGCTCGTCGCGTTTTCCGTCACCCCAATGGGGGTGGGCGAGGGTGTCGGCGAGATCGTCGCCGAGGCGGTTCGGGTGGTTCGCGAGTCCGGCCTGCCCAACAAGACCGACTCGATGTTCACGGTGATCGAGGGCGACACGTGGGAGCAGGTCATGGCGGTGGTGCAGCGCGCCGTCGAGGCCGTGGCGGCCCGGGCGCCGCGGGTGAGCACGGTGATCAAGGCCGATTGGCGCACCGGGGCCAGCGACGCTATGACGCAGAAGGTTGCCTCCGTCGAGCGCTACCTTTCCGAGAGCTAG
- the dtd gene encoding D-aminoacyl-tRNA deacylase: MRVLVQRVSSATVTVDGAVVGAIRPDGQGLLAFVGVTHTDDRDKARRLAEKLWNLRILAEERSAADARAPILVISQFTLYADTAKGRRPSWNAAAPGPVAEPLVAEFAATLQRLGAEVQTGVFGANMQVELVNDGPVTVLLEL, encoded by the coding sequence ATGCGGGTGTTGGTGCAACGGGTCTCGTCGGCGACGGTGACGGTCGACGGCGCGGTGGTGGGAGCGATCCGGCCGGATGGCCAGGGGCTGTTGGCATTCGTCGGCGTCACCCACACCGACGATCGCGACAAGGCCCGCCGGCTCGCCGAAAAGCTCTGGAACCTAAGGATTCTCGCCGAGGAGCGGTCCGCGGCCGACGCAAGAGCCCCCATCCTGGTCATCAGTCAGTTCACCCTGTACGCCGACACCGCCAAGGGCCGCCGCCCGTCGTGGAATGCGGCCGCCCCCGGACCGGTGGCCGAGCCGCTGGTGGCGGAGTTCGCCGCGACGCTGCAGCGGCTGGGCGCCGAGGTGCAGACCGGGGTGTTCGGCGCGAACATGCAGGTCGAGTTGGTCAACGACGGCCCGGTCACGGTGCTGCTCGAACTCTGA
- a CDS encoding class I SAM-dependent methyltransferase, with the protein MGTTPEFGSLRSDDDNWDIVSSVGYTALLVAGWRALHAVGPQPLVRDEYAKVFIAAARDPYLAGVLANPGSTEDETAFPRLYGVQTRFFDDFFVGAGQAGIRQAVIVAAGLDSRAFRLEWPDGTRVFEVDLPKVLEFKARVLDEQGAAPKANRIEVAADLRTDWSRPLEAAGFDVESPSAWSVEGLLPYLTDEAQHALFTRISGLSAPGSRIAIGALGSRLDHDQLHALEADHPGVNVSGNVDFSALTYEPQSDPAEWLTAHGWAVEPVRNTLDLQAGYGMTPPEVDVKIDSFMRSQYITATR; encoded by the coding sequence GTGGGCACGACACCTGAATTCGGATCGCTCCGCTCCGACGACGACAACTGGGACATCGTCAGCAGCGTTGGCTACACCGCGCTGCTCGTGGCGGGATGGCGTGCCCTGCACGCCGTGGGCCCGCAGCCGCTGGTGCGCGACGAATACGCGAAGGTCTTCATCGCCGCCGCGCGGGACCCGTATCTGGCGGGGGTGCTTGCGAACCCGGGCAGCACCGAGGACGAGACGGCCTTTCCGCGGCTGTATGGTGTCCAGACCCGGTTCTTCGACGACTTCTTCGTCGGCGCCGGCCAGGCGGGCATACGCCAGGCGGTGATCGTCGCCGCCGGCCTGGATTCGCGGGCGTTCCGCCTTGAATGGCCCGACGGCACAAGGGTCTTCGAGGTCGACTTGCCGAAGGTCCTCGAGTTCAAGGCGCGTGTGCTCGACGAGCAGGGTGCCGCGCCGAAGGCGAACCGGATCGAGGTCGCCGCCGATCTGCGCACCGACTGGTCGCGGCCCTTGGAGGCGGCCGGGTTCGACGTCGAGAGCCCGAGCGCCTGGTCGGTGGAGGGGTTGCTGCCCTACCTGACCGACGAGGCGCAACACGCGCTGTTCACCCGGATCAGCGGGCTCAGCGCGCCGGGCAGCCGGATCGCGATCGGCGCGCTGGGGTCGCGGCTGGACCACGACCAGCTCCACGCCTTGGAGGCGGATCACCCGGGGGTCAACGTGTCGGGCAACGTTGACTTTTCGGCTCTGACGTATGAACCGCAGTCCGATCCCGCGGAGTGGCTGACCGCGCACGGGTGGGCCGTCGAACCCGTCCGCAACACGCTCGATTTGCAGGCCGGTTACGGCATGACCCCACCGGAGGTCGACGTCAAGATCGACAGTTTCATGCGGTCCCAATACATCACCGCCACCCGGTGA
- a CDS encoding alcohol dehydrogenase catalytic domain-containing protein: MRTVVVDGPRSIRVDTRPDPTLPGPDGAIVEVTAAGICGSDLHFYEADFPMPDPIALGHEAIGTVVDAGPQVRNVKVGDQVMVSSVAGCGACAGCATRDPVMCHSGFQIFGGGVLGGAQADLLAVPAADFQLLKMPEGISTEQALLLTDNLATGWAAAQRADIPFGGTVAVIGLGAVGLCSLRSALFQGAATVFAVDQVDGRLQRATRWGATPVKAPALEEILAATGGRGVDAVIDAVATDASLTEALNAVRAGGTVSVVGVHDMNPFPLNALGCLIRSITLRMTTAPVQRTWPELIPLLQSGRLDVDGIFTTTMPLDDAAKGYATAESRSGDDVKILLQP; this comes from the coding sequence ATGCGCACGGTAGTCGTCGATGGGCCCCGCAGCATCCGGGTCGACACCCGCCCCGACCCAACGCTGCCGGGCCCGGACGGAGCGATCGTCGAGGTGACCGCCGCCGGAATCTGCGGCTCGGATCTGCACTTCTACGAGGCCGACTTCCCGATGCCCGATCCCATCGCCCTCGGCCACGAAGCCATCGGCACGGTGGTGGACGCCGGGCCGCAGGTGCGCAACGTCAAGGTCGGCGATCAGGTCATGGTGTCGTCGGTCGCCGGCTGCGGCGCGTGCGCGGGGTGCGCCACCCGCGATCCGGTCATGTGCCACTCCGGCTTTCAGATCTTCGGCGGCGGAGTGCTCGGTGGCGCGCAGGCCGATCTGCTCGCGGTGCCCGCCGCCGATTTCCAGCTCCTGAAGATGCCCGAGGGCATCAGCACCGAGCAGGCGCTGCTACTCACCGACAATCTCGCCACCGGCTGGGCCGCGGCGCAGCGCGCCGACATTCCGTTCGGCGGGACCGTGGCGGTGATCGGCCTCGGAGCGGTCGGCCTGTGCTCGCTGCGCAGCGCGCTTTTTCAGGGCGCGGCAACGGTTTTCGCCGTCGATCAGGTCGACGGCCGGTTACAGCGCGCCACGCGGTGGGGGGCGACACCCGTCAAGGCGCCGGCGCTCGAGGAGATCCTTGCCGCCACCGGCGGCCGCGGCGTCGATGCGGTGATCGACGCCGTCGCCACCGACGCATCCCTGACCGAGGCGCTCAACGCCGTCCGGGCGGGCGGAACCGTCTCGGTCGTCGGTGTGCACGACATGAATCCGTTCCCGCTCAACGCGCTGGGCTGCCTGATCCGCAGCATCACGTTGCGGATGACCACCGCGCCGGTGCAGCGAACCTGGCCGGAATTGATCCCGCTGCTGCAGTCCGGCCGCCTCGATGTCGACGGCATCTTCACCACGACAATGCCTTTGGACGACGCGGCCAAGGGCTATGCGACCGCGGAATCGCGCTCCGGCGACGATGTGAAGATCCTGCTGCAGCCCTAG